Below is a genomic region from Accipiter gentilis chromosome 11, bAccGen1.1, whole genome shotgun sequence.
TTTAGTCCAACACGGGAATTAGAACTTTCAAATCTTGTAACAGTGGTAATACTCAACCAATGCAGTTATATCTAAAATTACTTGTAAGTGGTATCTAACTATCATTGCTGCCAATAAAAAGTTCCAGAACTCAATTCCAGAGAAAAGACAAATGTAAGCACACACATAGAGCTAAATACCAAATACTTATTTTGCAAATTAGCAAAAACTTATGGTCAGTTTTGGGATATCTGTtagatttttttgtgtggatgTTTTAATTGATGGATATGCAGATCTTTGCAAACCACAATAATGCAGTTTTAATTTGGGAACTACATTTTCTAACACATGCTAAGTACGCACATCTTCCTACTACTACATTATACTTCCAAAAcctctttgtaatttttttcagttttcagttgaCTTTTTCTCCTATCTATAATTTATGCAATTTCTTACCTTTGAATAAGAAGTGGGAGTAGTACTTGAAGGTATTGTATGACTGCTGCATCAGACCAAAGTTGGGATGAACAGCCATTTGCTTCCCTGTGTCAAAGCTCCATGACTGAGAGATCAGCTGGCTGCGGAACTTCAAAATAAGGCTGAAGATGCTATGTATAATGTTCATCACAGGAGCTGCCTTCTCTGTCAACAGACCCCTAACAGAACAAAAACAACTTCAGAAAAGTAGTTGACATAATTTATtgcttgtagaaaaaaaaatacaaaggggTGACAATCCTTTAGGTttcctctttaattaaaaaaaaaaacacacgagACTGCAGCCAACTGTaatggtaattttaaaaaaaggtgctaGACCTAAATTTGCTTGCTCTTCCAAGAAACTGGTATTTGCACTGGTCATTTCTAGAATGACATCTGCATTTGCAAAAcagatgaaatttaaaaacattatcaACTTTAAATCAACAATTAAAAACTTTAATCCCCTCTCATCCCATCACCTGGTATCCAAACAGCAACTTTAGGCAagttttttctaattaaaactgaagaagagagacatgaaagcaaagatttattttcttgtttataaCTTCTGTTTCTTATCATCTCTTCTCCCCCATCTCCCCACTTTATCATTCCAGTGTAtgctctttaagaaaaaaacagataaacCCTAGCTTCTGTTCTCTTATTCACACCACTTTCTGCCTCATACACAGTAACCAAAGGGCTAAAAGCTTGTGATTCCTAAGACAGATGTCTCTTGCACTGCTCATAAATTTGGACAGAGGCATCAGGTCACATTTGTTCCTTCAAAGTCCAGTCCTCGTCACTGCACATATATTAAATGCATATACAATGTATAGAAGCATTTTACAATCCTTCAACTAGGCTTACTTGTGCACACTATTCATGCTGAATGAAACAGCGTTAATTTACAAAGGCTATGCCAAGGATGGGGTGAAGAAAAACACAACTGTGGCAAGTGTGCCCTTAGTCTTCAGGTTAGAGCTGTCTTAGTAGACTTAAAGCTTGTGGAAGCAGGGTGAACTGGAGCTGGAGGCAACACCAAGGAGTCTGGGGAAATGAAGAGGATGGGTAGCTGAAGAAAAGCATTAAAGTATGGGCCTCATAGTGTGCCATGAagtttgtttctcttacatagGAACACTTTCATATGTAAAGACTACTTAGTATGTCAGGTAGAAATCAGTTTTGCACAAATACGTTAGGCTAGACTGGCTGTTCCATTAACTTAAATATCTGAAGTAAAAATAAGTATGGTAGCTTGCCTGAAGATTGCTTTGTTGAGATATTCAGCATGTGTTCTATGAATTTCTTCCAGGTTGCCTACAGAAGACAGTTTGTTTCCAAATTCACACCATGTAACATGAAGAATCTGATTAGCAATGTAACCTTGAATAACTTTcacaaaatgctgcatttcatgTTTATACAGCTGGAGCTGTCGAAACTGAACAGAATTTGATGCACGACTCactaaagctgaaaataaaaacagaaatatattatCATCAGCACCCATGGAGACTGTCTAAAATCagagtttttaaagaaatgaaggtTTCTGTTAGTAGAGTCTGTGTGAAACGCCAaggaagtttctttaaaaaattgtggCTTTTGCAGCTTGACATGACTGTTTATAAGCAATTGGCTAGCACAGGGTGCTAAAAGCATTTTAAGCAGGACGCCCTCTAGTTCACTTATTATACTTACCAGTGCGTTTTAAGTGAAACCAAACATCCTTGAGAGTCCACACCATATGCTTCAGCTGAAGCAAAAAGGAGAAGATCTTGTTGTATTTATTCATGCAGCTCTCAGTAATGACAATGTTCAGAGGCCAGTCAACCTTAAAGAAATAACAGTGCTGATCATACCATGTTTTTGTGTTAGAAGTTATAAGAATATTTCAGATACAAGTATTTCAGGGACATACAAATTAATATATGTATTGTAATAATGTAATGCAATAGCTAGGGTAAGTAAATCCTGTAATTTCCATTACACCATTTTTTACTCCATTCTTAAAGCTATTCCATTATTAAGAATGTATTCACTCTACCATGGTCTGTAAGAACCACAGTATAATTGCAGTATTCTACCTTTCTCCATGCTTTCTTACCTTGTACCTTAGCTCTAAGCAACTCAGAGCATCCGGCGCATTGGGCTTGAACACTTCTGGAAGATACTTGAGGGCAAAAGAAAGATTGGAAGCAAGCTGGGTGTCACCATGAAGACTGTACTGTAATGCTTTATTTAGGATAGAATTAAGAACCAGTGGATTCAGCAATTCACCAGGTGTTTGTCCTGATCCAAGctaggggtaaaaaaaaaaataatcataattacacaaaattaataaaaagtctTGGCTCCTGAACACAGGTAAATTAAAACAGAATGGTAAATTGGTAACTATCCTGCCTGGCTCCACCATTCTGACTGGAATTTTCTACTTCTGCCATAGGGATGCATAAACAGCCTAACAAGCAACTTCTGAATGATTTGCTCTTCACAGCATGAAGGTAATCTCATACCTGTACTGATTTATTTTGGTATGTTGGACTGCAGTTTGCTGTGGTTCAGAAGATGATACAAATCCCTAGTGCAGGGAATACAGGCTTTAGTGGGGCAGAAAGCCAGCGACAGGACTGATATTATCTATCTGACTCCAATCTGCCTATCTCATCAACTCAGCACCCTTGGAGGTTTACAAATAAAGCTATTCATCAAGTATAAATCCCCAAGTGCTTTCCCTAGTTGGGGCTAAAGCATTCTTAGGATTCAGAGAAATGCACTAACTATCCTACAGCCACGTATCTCTACTGCCAATCACCTACATTAACCCAGACTATCCTTCCTACCTTGCTGTCTTCCCCACAAACACAAGGGTAAGTCATGAAAATACTGTCTCAACAGAGGGCCCAGCACTCTCTTCAGATGACCTCCTGTCTGCTCTATAGGATATTTGAGGTAAGAGTAGGTATTTTGCAACACAGGCCTTTCCACTGGATTTTAGCAAATGGCAACAGGCTCTTCCAGCCTTGCTGCCAgcagatgggaggggacacagcagcagtgcagcagtTTTCACACAAAAGAGTAAAGTACCCTTCCATGACTGCTTATCTGTCAAAGTTTGAAATTATCCTCCTCAATGTGCCAAATCCTTGTACTCTCTCTATGGCTGGGATTAGCAGTAGGAAATATTACTCTATTCCTTGGGAATGCCTTGGGTATGAGCATCCCTTCTGAGCAAAGACCTTCTTTTGCCTCAGTCCTTAAAATGTTAACAGAGTTCCTTGCTACCAGACTTCTCTGCAGGGCACAAAAGAGGAAAACGGCACAAGCCAGGATTGTAATTCATGCCATTCCTTCATTCCCTTCCAAATTAATCCAGAGGTATCAAGCTAAAACAGACAACCCAAAACCAAGGGTTAAGGCAACAAAGCAAATACCTTCTCAAACAACAGGTCACTGAGCGACTGAGCAAACTCCCCGTCTTCCATTAACAAAAAGTGTCTCAGTGCTTCAAAATGCTTCTCCACATTCAGTTCCACAAAGTAGTAATCAACTATTGCTTTGTTCACAAGAGAAACACTAagaataaacacaaagaaaaagtattattCTTACAAGCAACTCCTTCCTTACTGTTAACATTCAGCTGTGGTTACATCAGATTAATGCTCCAGTACTTAACTCTGATATCCAAGACAGGATGATATTCacataagcaaaaaaaatgagacaaaaaaaatcttcatccaGAATATACCAGAATTAAAACCTACCAATTCACATAACTGGGTTTTGAACAGTACTGGGGAAGTATTTTAAGACCGGCTACATATAATGATCTTTGGAAGATGCTAGTGGGCCTGAAGCAACATTTTAGCAATAACCTTCTGTCTTATCTGTCACCTACATAAACAGATTAAGAAAGACTATCAAATCCCTGAGAAGAATATCCTAATTAGTAAAGCTTGGACACTAGATCTTTAGGGCAGATCTATACTACAGTTTGCAGTATAGTGTAGGTATTCAAGCTagctttaaataatttaacttGCATATCAGGGATAGGCTAATTCTGCCAGCACACAATTCAGGCtcacttattttgctttgctgaaaaCATGAAACTGCATACAGATTATTCTGGTAGCCCATCTGGATCAGCTTCTGTTAAACTTCCAAATAGCCTTGAAGCTGGAGTTCCcttagaaatataaaatatatccTGATCAATATGCATGAGCTTTCACATaatcaaaagatttttctttttttttctccttatctttCATCTGCCAAataaaaaccagcacaaacattataaataatacaccttctttttaaaagaacaaagaaaccaATGGTGTCAAAACCACTGCAGCGTAATCCACAAGTCTGAGAGCAAACACTTCCCTCCAAGCCCTTGTATTTCAAATAGAccttcagatttttaatttgcaCATAAAAATGTAAGTTTATGTTATTAATTATAGTAAATCTGAACTTTTTAGTTAGTAACAGACCATCCATTGAACCACTTCTGGgagcaaagagaaaatttaagAGAACAGATCTACGTGCAACTCTTGTCTCGAAAAAAAACTAATAAAGAACACGACATTAATTGCTCAATTATGGATTCATTATTTCTAACAAATACTCACTGAGATACAAGTGGAGCAGTAATAGAACGTTTCATCAGCACTGGCAGAGATAGGAGCTCACTGAGCTGTACAGCCGTTTCATCTGTTGCTGACTGTACCGTAGGATCCACAGGAAAAGTGTACGATCTTGGTATCACATGATGCAAGAGATGAGAAACTGGTAGTTctgctaaatttaaaaatatataaacattgtAAGCTAaccaatttttatatatttattatatagtATAATATATAGTATAGCATTTATATATAGtataatatttataatatatagCATAGTATTTAGTATATTTGAGCAATTTGATAATCTGTTTCTATTAAACTCTACAAAGCTCTCTAGGTTAGAAAATTGTAATGTGTCAAAATATATTTCTCATCTTTGTGCCTAGAAGCAAATTGTTTAGTTACTGCAGCTCATAATATTGGTAATTTACTGGTAATTTGGGTATTTTTTCCGGGACTCAGCTTTCTTGCTCAAGTTCACCACATCTTCTATTGATCTACTGTTCCAACAGTTTTACTCACACATCAAATCATAACTATCTTGATATTTTTCAATACAATACTGATCCGATAAGGCTCTCAAATAAGCTTGTTCTTTCTTCCATGTatcttcctctcccccttcctcgTCCTTAGTCTTGAGAGCATTAGCTTCAGAAGGTGAAGTTTCTTGAGGCACAATATCTTGTGGAATTGCATTTTCAGGTTCTTCTgcctaaaacaaaaaaatggacaAATTTTATGAGAGATTCTGGCTTTCTCTACTCACACATAATGTGTTCTTACACGTAACTGACTAgttccaactgaaaataaaaaagcttacTCACCTGTACTTTTCTGACGTGTAAAAACAATATGGTATTACAGTGATTACTAGATTAGGACAGAAATGTATTACCTTAACTACCAGTGGTTTAATACTTTGAAGGAAAAGGAAGTCATCTTGACAACTACTTTGTTTCCTACCTGTAAGCTCTGTGAGGAATCTGTAGAAGGGTCCTTGTTGACCACATTTGGGATTACTGCAATCACAAGTAAATTAAAGACAGCATTTACTTAGACCTGCTTATAATACTGAGTTCATACTTCAGATCTGGTCCCAAAGTTCTTCAAAATTTCTCTACAATCACAGAAGCAACCACCCCAGTAACAGTCCCTCCCCACAGTCCCACTCACACACTTTCATGTGTGTTCTCTACTCGAGATCACGTGAGGTCCTGTTTCACAAAATTTCAGactagaatttttttaatgctgtttcatGTATATAGGAAACAAGACTAAGCTCAAATTGTTTCCTCTGAATTCTAACAGTGTCCAAAAAGTTATGCAAGAAATTAAGTAATAAGTATCCATTTTGAACATAAACATTTACAGTTACTTTCATGAGCCCTTAAATGCTGActgaataaatttaattttattttaccgtcttgtttctctttcattgtattttcttttttgtcatctTTAATATTAGCATCAGGAAAGACTGTAACACTGTCAGATGACTGTGACTGAGGTGAAGTCTTTTCCTTAACTTGTGACgtttttgcttcctttctgcttccttcaaCAGGAGGTAATTCTTCACTGTACAGAAGTGTCTGAACCGTGGAGTCAGAAGGACTAGAAATGGTTTTACGATGAGGTATTGGATCATTTTCTGTAGATGGGGCCCACTTCCCTATTTGGATGCTTGACTGGGATGCATGACCAAACGGGCTCCAACGAGATTTCAAAGGCTCTGTATCTGAAACCAGTTCTCCAATTTTGATGTGCGACTGTGAAGCATGCCCATGAATGTTCCAACGAGGTCTAGCTGAGACCACCTCTGACACGTTTTCACCAATCTTGATATTGGCATCAGATGCATGACCATGGATGTTCCATCGAGGCCTTGTAGGAGCTACATTTGACACATACTCTCCAATCTTAATATTGGCTTCTGAAGCATGTCCATGAATGTTCCACCTAGGCCTTGAGGGCTCTACCTCTGATGCATATTCCCCAATTTTAATGTGAGCTTCAGAAACATGCCCATGAATATTCCACCGGGGTCGGCTAGATTCAACTTCAGAAGTATAGCTGCTGATTTTTATATGGGAGTCTGAAGCATGCCCGTAATGACTTGAATGTGGCTGGTAAGTGTCCACATAAGGTACATATTCTCCCACTCTAATGTTGGCATCAGATGCATGTCCATGAACGTTCCACCGAGGCCTTCTATACTCCACATCAAATACATTTTCTCCAACTCTAACATGTCCCTGCCAAGCTGCAGATGGTCTGAGAACTGTATTAAAATCATACTCCTTTTGCTGATGCAATGGTGCATTGTCTTCTTCCAGTGCTCCTTTCAAGACAGGCTGATTTTCACTTACTTGAGAAGTCTCAGAAAGGTCTGAGTTAATATTTCGGAATGCTTCATCTAGCAAAGATCCTTGTATGCTAATGGCAACAAGCTGTTCATCCTGTGGCTTTGATAAGAAATCTTCTATATTCACATTGGATTCAGGCAAGGAATCAGCACTGTATAGAGGACTACACGCTTTCTCTGAACTTTGGAGACTGCTTTCAGATCCTACTGCTTTAGGCTGAAAATGCTGATCAGCATTACTACTTGTCAGCTCTGGCATGGGCAGTGCTTTGTCAGCAGAAGTAGCATATTCTAGTCCAGGCTCAGATTCTTTTCTGCCAACTGCCTCACTAGAATGCAGAGGTTTCAGAGATGAcacctaaaaaagaaataattatcaCACTGTATGGCTAGTCACATAATCAAGCTACTTATTAGATCACCACTTTATTACATGTAAGATTTAAAATTTTCCAATTTTTCAGATGTACTACAAATAATGTGGTAACTACTCACCCTGCTGTTACAGTGAACCTTGTGTTTACTGAACTGAAATGAACCATGAAATGAACTCCCTTGAGGGAGACTTGGAACAGCAACCTGGAGTTTATGTAAGAAAATAAACTCACCTGTGAATGTGGATCTTTCACAACAGGGTTTTTATCTAAAGCCAGCTGGCACTGTTTATAAGGAATAATATCTAATTTTCTCCTGTAGTTTCCATCTGGAAGTTTTTCAAGCATTTCCTGtaagtaaaaatgacaaaaacagaagttttaaagtACTAAGTACCaaattttctaaattacattTCTTATATCTTTTCAGAAGATACCTCGATGCGTTTTTGATCTTCTAACAGAAACTTAAGACGGGCTGTTTCCAACTTGTGTCGCTGGATTTTCCATAACGCTCTTTGTTCCCTACGGGCTGCATCATCAGAAAGTTTGCTATAATGGTCAATTAATTCTTGCCTAAATGAAGGTAAAAATAAAGCTAAGTTAAGATTTTAGCATACTGACTTTCATCTTCCCTTCTAAAGAATAAGGCCTCTTAGCACTTCAGaactaaaaagcaattttttaaaagtagaagcCATAGGCTTCAATCACAGAGAAGAAACACGTGGAGAAAACAGGACTGTATTCTTAGTCAATATGTACTTCTATAACTATTCTTAGTAGGTCACTCATTTATCCTAAGTATTTTTAGATATAacagaagaaagtgaaatacAACTAGATGCACAACAAGAACAATTCAGATAACTATCAATCTAACTCCTCCGTCTGCTCTTTACTTCTGCTTTAACATACATGTAACCATATTTGCTGTGGGCTCAGCTTTTAATTGTAAGATGTAgtcaaatttttttcctgaaattctgatcaaaacaaaaaccagactgGATAGGGTTGACACAAATCAGTGGGTCCCAGATTTTGGGGCCACTAACCATTCATAAATCACAAAATTGCTCATAGATTACCAAAAATCTTTAAATCCATCTTTTAACTGCAAACATTACCCTTGTAGAGCAATGTCTGGGACATGCTAGTACCATAGATTTTACTGTGCAGTAATTTTTCCTGAGGTCTTTATGATGGTTTTGGAGTATCTAAGCTTTGGGAGACTACTCAGATACACTtaccttgcctttttttccagttcttcttcTAAAGCTTTcagccttttttctctctctctgagcTCTCGGGCATAGCTAAAATCATCATCAATCTCCTCTTGCTTTATTGCAAGGCGACGCTGCATAAATATTTAACACTTAAAAGCCACTCTCAATACCAGCTGTAATGCACACATCTGCAAGAAGTTCTTATTTGCACCCCATGAACTATTCATTcaacttcagtaaaataaatcaaaatatccTTTCAATTATTTGCCTAAGAAATAGTTGGCCAttagaaacatacagaaatacCTCTTGATCTTTTGCAAATTGCTCTTTCAGCTTCTGAAACTGTTCCCGTTTCTTTGCATCCAAAGCCATTCGTTCTGATATTTGTCGATCTGTATTACAATAAAGATATTGTTAGTTTACATTAACAGACCCACCAGAAAACACATGAAACACCACTGCAACTTACCATTAATAGCTTTTAGTACTTTGCTAGCAGTTTCTCGAGCATGAACAATTAATTCTTGTTTGGCTATTTCCATGcgcaaatcctgaaaaaaaaccccgaacagacaaaaatacagatgggaattttttctattttagacTTGAAAATACACTCTTGCAAAGAAAGGTGCACACTTTATAATGGTTATTAATCTACAATTATAGTACAGAAATATGAATAATGAAATTCATTAAATGGAAAGTCTATAAACTAATATTGAAAGTTAATACACCAGACCTTACAACAAACCAAATCCATCTGATATATTGCACTACACCGATGGCATCTGAAAGACAGAAGTCTCTTTATAACTAAGAGAGTTCCAAAAAAACACTTAGCTATGCAAATTACAAAAAGAGTCTTATCTGGTTAC
It encodes:
- the TUBGCP6 gene encoding gamma-tubulin complex component 6 isoform X2 encodes the protein MESITQLFNDLCEAHLTGLPWKVHLGRRKISKRRAKQNLKRVAYNALFINLFQDEARKLQSNVSRLPVKNKILMLSFNLRVGGLGAQADRLESLVEELESAECLPFTEVNSVLDLLVLLAGTGPPQLVPQKKDYFLNNKYVGRNVKYQGYDYYDVSVFEADIQSLITNEECQLNDTIQKTLQIMEAAPGTGLPAIGLFSQNYPAGDKFEKETRVSLFGALVHSRTYDMDIKLDLPPVPDNADLSGLAIKVPQSIDQSEDEGFQSASNLTPDSQSEPSMTPDIDLWDAVLTYGPSKRRCWERIGYPPGKKEEPYLTEAGREAFDKFYKLREGELQLFSNTVLQLPQLVLMKEPELVKDVLNVLIGVVSTTFSLNQAAQTFVIKEGVYVSGTSPETMHNLLLEVAEYGTYYTRLSRFSLQPVLDSSYSKGLVFQAFTSGLRKYLQYYRACVLSTPPTLSLLTIGFLFRKLGRQLRYLAELCGIGTTALGISGGAGASFPTGVKLLSYLYKEALNNCSNEHYPVLLSLLKTSCEPYTRFIYDWVYSGVFRDVYGEFMIQVNEDYLCFRDKHYWTHGYVLISKEVEDCVPVFLKHIANDVYICGKTINLLKLCCPRHYICWSDIPVPRISVIFSLEELKEIERDCAVYVGRMERIARYSSISKEEKDLRMEIAKQELIVHARETASKVLKAINDRQISERMALDAKKREQFQKLKEQFAKDQERRLAIKQEEIDDDFSYARELREREKRLKALEEELEKKARQELIDHYSKLSDDAARREQRALWKIQRHKLETARLKFLLEDQKRIEEMLEKLPDGNYRRKLDIIPYKQCQLALDKNPVVKDPHSQVSSLKPLHSSEAVGRKESEPGLEYATSADKALPMPELTSSNADQHFQPKAVGSESSLQSSEKACSPLYSADSLPESNVNIEDFLSKPQDEQLVAISIQGSLLDEAFRNINSDLSETSQVSENQPVLKGALEEDNAPLHQQKEYDFNTVLRPSAAWQGHVRVGENVFDVEYRRPRWNVHGHASDANIRVGEYVPYVDTYQPHSSHYGHASDSHIKISSYTSEVESSRPRWNIHGHVSEAHIKIGEYASEVEPSRPRWNIHGHASEANIKIGEYVSNVAPTRPRWNIHGHASDANIKIGENVSEVVSARPRWNIHGHASQSHIKIGELVSDTEPLKSRWSPFGHASQSSIQIGKWAPSTENDPIPHRKTISSPSDSTVQTLLYSEELPPVEGSRKEAKTSQVKEKTSPQSQSSDSVTVFPDANIKDDKKENTMKEKQDVIPNVVNKDPSTDSSQSLQAEEPENAIPQDIVPQETSPSEANALKTKDEEGGEEDTWKKEQAYLRALSDQYCIEKYQDSYDLMSELPVSHLLHHVIPRSYTFPVDPTVQSATDETAVQLSELLSLPVLMKRSITAPLVSHVSLVNKAIVDYYFVELNVEKHFEALRHFLLMEDGEFAQSLSDLLFEKLGSGQTPGELLNPLVLNSILNKALQYSLHGDTQLASNLSFALKYLPEVFKPNAPDALSCLELRYKVDWPLNIVITESCMNKYNKIFSFLLQLKHMVWTLKDVWFHLKRTALVSRASNSVQFRQLQLYKHEMQHFVKVIQGYIANQILHVTWCEFGNKLSSVGNLEEIHRTHAEYLNKAIFRGLLTEKAAPVMNIIHSIFSLILKFRSQLISQSWSFDTGKQMAVHPNFGLMQQSYNTFKYYSHFLFKVVTKLVNRGYQPHLEDFLLRINFNNYYKDN
- the TUBGCP6 gene encoding gamma-tubulin complex component 6 isoform X3 produces the protein MKEPELVKDVLNVLIGVVSTTFSLNQAAQTFVIKEGVYVSGTSPETMHNLLLEVAEYGTYYTRLSRFSLQPVLDSSYSKGLVFQAFTSGLRKYLQYYRACVLSTPPTLSLLTIGFLFRKLGRQLRYLAELCGIGTTALGISGGAGASFPTGVKLLSYLYKEALNNCSNEHYPVLLSLLKTSCEPYTRFIYDWVYSGVFRDVYGEFMIQVNEDYLCFRDKHYWTHGYVLISKEVEDCVPVFLKHIANDVYICGKTINLLKLCCPRHYICWSDIPVPRISVIFSLEELKEIERDCAVYVGRMERIARYSSISKEEKDLRMEIAKQELIVHARETASKVLKAINDRQISERMALDAKKREQFQKLKEQFAKDQERRLAIKQEEIDDDFSYARELREREKRLKALEEELEKKARQELIDHYSKLSDDAARREQRALWKIQRHKLETARLKFLLEDQKRIEEMLEKLPDGNYRRKLDIIPYKQCQLALDKNPVVKDPHSQVSSLKPLHSSEAVGRKESEPGLEYATSADKALPMPELTSSNADQHFQPKAVGSESSLQSSEKACSPLYSADSLPESNVNIEDFLSKPQDEQLVAISIQGSLLDEAFRNINSDLSETSQVSENQPVLKGALEEDNAPLHQQKEYDFNTVLRPSAAWQGHVRVGENVFDVEYRRPRWNVHGHASDANIRVGEYVPYVDTYQPHSSHYGHASDSHIKISSYTSEVESSRPRWNIHGHVSEAHIKIGEYASEVEPSRPRWNIHGHASEANIKIGEYVSNVAPTRPRWNIHGHASDANIKIGENVSEVVSARPRWNIHGHASQSHIKIGELVSDTEPLKSRWSPFGHASQSSIQIGKWAPSTENDPIPHRKTISSPSDSTVQTLLYSEELPPVEGSRKEAKTSQVKEKTSPQSQSSDSVTVFPDANIKDDKKENTMKEKQDVIPNVVNKDPSTDSSQSLQAEEPENAIPQDIVPQETSPSEANALKTKDEEGGEEDTWKKEQAYLRALSDQYCIEKYQDSYDLMSELPVSHLLHHVIPRSYTFPVDPTVQSATDETAVQLSELLSLPVLMKRSITAPLVSHVSLVNKAIVDYYFVELNVEKHFEALRHFLLMEDGEFAQSLSDLLFEKLGSGQTPGELLNPLVLNSILNKALQYSLHGDTQLASNLSFALKYLPEVFKPNAPDALSCLELRYKVDWPLNIVITESCMNKYNKIFSFLLQLKHMVWTLKDVWFHLKRTALVSRASNSVQFRQLQLYKHEMQHFVKVIQGYIANQILHVTWCEFGNKLSSVGNLEEIHRTHAEYLNKAIFRGLLTEKAAPVMNIIHSIFSLILKFRSQLISQSWSFDTGKQMAVHPNFGLMQQSYNTFKYYSHFLFKGCPKMMSKDQTQIFQDELEWLLPNSTGSQNTSGSHLSPYYEIYGCFMDRD
- the TUBGCP6 gene encoding gamma-tubulin complex component 6 isoform X1, whose translation is MESITQLFNDLCEAHLTGLPWKVHLGRRKISKRRAKQNLKRVAYNALFINLFQDEARKLQSNVSRLPVKNKILMLSFNLRVGGLGAQADRLESLVEELESAECLPFTEVNSVLDLLVLLAGTGPPQLVPQKKDYFLNNKYVGRNVKYQGYDYYDVSVFEADIQSLITNEECQLNDTIQKTLQIMEAAPGTGLPAIGLFSQNYPAGDKFEKETRVSLFGALVHSRTYDMDIKLDLPPVPDNADLSGLAIKVPQSIDQSEDEGFQSASNLTPDSQSEPSMTPDIDLWDAVLTYGPSKRRCWERIGYPPGKKEEPYLTEAGREAFDKFYKLREGELQLFSNTVLQLPQLVLMKEPELVKDVLNVLIGVVSTTFSLNQAAQTFVIKEGVYVSGTSPETMHNLLLEVAEYGTYYTRLSRFSLQPVLDSSYSKGLVFQAFTSGLRKYLQYYRACVLSTPPTLSLLTIGFLFRKLGRQLRYLAELCGIGTTALGISGGAGASFPTGVKLLSYLYKEALNNCSNEHYPVLLSLLKTSCEPYTRFIYDWVYSGVFRDVYGEFMIQVNEDYLCFRDKHYWTHGYVLISKEVEDCVPVFLKHIANDVYICGKTINLLKLCCPRHYICWSDIPVPRISVIFSLEELKEIERDCAVYVGRMERIARYSSISKEEKDLRMEIAKQELIVHARETASKVLKAINDRQISERMALDAKKREQFQKLKEQFAKDQERRLAIKQEEIDDDFSYARELREREKRLKALEEELEKKARQELIDHYSKLSDDAARREQRALWKIQRHKLETARLKFLLEDQKRIEEMLEKLPDGNYRRKLDIIPYKQCQLALDKNPVVKDPHSQVSSLKPLHSSEAVGRKESEPGLEYATSADKALPMPELTSSNADQHFQPKAVGSESSLQSSEKACSPLYSADSLPESNVNIEDFLSKPQDEQLVAISIQGSLLDEAFRNINSDLSETSQVSENQPVLKGALEEDNAPLHQQKEYDFNTVLRPSAAWQGHVRVGENVFDVEYRRPRWNVHGHASDANIRVGEYVPYVDTYQPHSSHYGHASDSHIKISSYTSEVESSRPRWNIHGHVSEAHIKIGEYASEVEPSRPRWNIHGHASEANIKIGEYVSNVAPTRPRWNIHGHASDANIKIGENVSEVVSARPRWNIHGHASQSHIKIGELVSDTEPLKSRWSPFGHASQSSIQIGKWAPSTENDPIPHRKTISSPSDSTVQTLLYSEELPPVEGSRKEAKTSQVKEKTSPQSQSSDSVTVFPDANIKDDKKENTMKEKQDVIPNVVNKDPSTDSSQSLQAEEPENAIPQDIVPQETSPSEANALKTKDEEGGEEDTWKKEQAYLRALSDQYCIEKYQDSYDLMSELPVSHLLHHVIPRSYTFPVDPTVQSATDETAVQLSELLSLPVLMKRSITAPLVSHVSLVNKAIVDYYFVELNVEKHFEALRHFLLMEDGEFAQSLSDLLFEKLGSGQTPGELLNPLVLNSILNKALQYSLHGDTQLASNLSFALKYLPEVFKPNAPDALSCLELRYKVDWPLNIVITESCMNKYNKIFSFLLQLKHMVWTLKDVWFHLKRTALVSRASNSVQFRQLQLYKHEMQHFVKVIQGYIANQILHVTWCEFGNKLSSVGNLEEIHRTHAEYLNKAIFRGLLTEKAAPVMNIIHSIFSLILKFRSQLISQSWSFDTGKQMAVHPNFGLMQQSYNTFKYYSHFLFKGCPKMMSKDQTQIFQDELEWLLPNSTGSQNTSGSHLSPYYEIYGCFMDRD